AAAAAATTGAAAACCGATAATCATGAAACATTTAGTCATAAGCATTTTAATGTTATTTTGTACATTGTCCGCATTAAGCCAAGACCAAGAAGAAATGAAAGAATTTGATTCTAATTTTGCCCATACCGTATTCTTTTGGTTGGAAAATCCAGATGACATACAGGAGCGTGCCGCTTTTGAAAAATCGCTACAAAAATTCTTGGACAATTCAGCCTACGCCAAGACCAAGTTTATAGGTAAACCACCAAAGGCCAGTAGGGATGTAGTGGATGGTTCTTTTACCTACTCCTTAATCGTAACGTTTGAATCTGCTGAGGCACAACAGGCGTACCAAGATGAGGAACCCCACAAACTATTCATAGCGGAGTCCAGCGCTCTTTGGACTAAGGTGATCGTCTACGATTCCAAAGGAATTAACTAGGTTAAATGAATGTTGAGGAATTTAGGGAGTACTGCTTATCAAAAAAAGGAGTTACGGAAGAATTCCCTTTTGATGAAACTACCCTGGTGTTTAAGGTCATGGGGAAAATGTTTGCGCTATGTGGACTGGAACGTATTCCTTGTCAAATAAACCTCAAGTGCGACCCAGAGAGAGCTGTTGAATTACGAGAAACCCACGATGGTATTATTGAGGGTTGGCATATGAGTAAGGTACATTGGAACACCCTTTTCATTGAAAGATTACCGCCTAAACTAACAAAAGAACTTATAGACCATTCCTATGATTTGGTCGTATCAAAATTCACCAAAAAACTGAAGTCGGAGTTGGACGCCCTCTAAAGCATTTTGAGTGGTATCTTTGTAGTTCCTTAAATACACATCAAAGTTGTCAGATACACCAAAAGCCTTCTACTTTTCTAAAATAGAAGAAAACCAATCGAAATTAACAAAGGTCAAAAAGCAACTATTCGCTTTTAGCATGGTGCGTTTATTCGTTTTTTGCATTTCCTTCGTAGGAATATATTTTGCCTATGGCAATACAAAACTGGTAATTGGGATTATTCTGGTTACCATTGTCGTATTTCTATTATTGATCTCTAAATACACTGAACTCCAGTACAAAAGGGATAAGCTGAGTGCCCTTATCAATATCAATAAAACTGAAATCGAAGTTTTAAACCGCAATTTCCATCACCTTCCCGATGGCAAATCCTATAAAAACCCTAGTCATTATTTTAGTCAGGATATAGATCTTTTCGGAAAAGGCTCTTTCTATCAATATATAAACAGAACGGTGCTGAAGGAAGGTAGCGACACACTCGCAAGTATATCTACGGATAATTCTATTGACAATATTGAAGGAAAACAAGAAGCTGTTGAAGAGCTGTCCAAAATGACCGAATGGAGACAGAACTTTCAGGCCATCGCCTCTCTCTCCCGGTCAAAAACTGATGTAAAGACCATTGCCAACTGGTTAAAGAATTATACTCCCTTTGTACCTGGTTGGATGCGCTACCTACTAATAATTTTTTCAGGATTGTCAATTGGAGTTATCGTCTTATATTTCTGGGATATCGTCCCGGAATCATTACTCATTTACTGGACGCTATTTGGTCTTTTAATTACCGGATTATTTACTAAAAAAATAACCAAACTGGGTGGGGACCTTTCGAAAATACAATCCACCTTCGAACAGTACAACAAGTTATTATTGTTGATTGAAGAAGTGTCATT
This sequence is a window from Maribacter aestuarii. Protein-coding genes within it:
- a CDS encoding MmcQ/YjbR family DNA-binding protein, which encodes MNVEEFREYCLSKKGVTEEFPFDETTLVFKVMGKMFALCGLERIPCQINLKCDPERAVELRETHDGIIEGWHMSKVHWNTLFIERLPPKLTKELIDHSYDLVVSKFTKKLKSELDAL
- a CDS encoding Dabb family protein, with protein sequence MKEFDSNFAHTVFFWLENPDDIQERAAFEKSLQKFLDNSAYAKTKFIGKPPKASRDVVDGSFTYSLIVTFESAEAQQAYQDEEPHKLFIAESSALWTKVIVYDSKGIN